A region from the Maniola jurtina chromosome 20, ilManJurt1.1, whole genome shotgun sequence genome encodes:
- the LOC123875876 gene encoding zinc carboxypeptidase A 1-like yields the protein MKILLVFIVASVLLILDTATATHCGCKYLRQCYKQMLKNLLQADEDPCIENVSIGASTVTIFLKAISEYCELVVKVYGNSTTHEGRNLYEVVINSTLPSGADDRNEKRPVILLEAGQDGGTESVELALFVIEQLVACGENKDMIQKVQWVILPSTNPDGQEYARARREPWKKNYSPNGKDVLSFGVDITRNFDDSWGNCAAVKNAFSQDYPGLKPNSEIETAFINDVFTRYKSRISTYISLRRDGHAILYPFASRNNTITTIDKVRKRAGDIAAKVNQRAGGIQWFVNQSIFSMNGKEHCGHSVDLAYNKYDIKYAFEMRVFPETDNRIMSKFQSLPKGHEVSLRTGYFSGIREVYNLLVNDMSTKQKG from the exons atgaaaattttactAGTTTTCATTGTTGCATCAG tgttATTGATATTGGACACAGCTACTGCGACTCATTGTGG ATGTAAATACTTAAGACAGTGCTATAAACAGATGTTAAAAAATTTGCTACAAGCCGATGAGGATCCGTGTATTGAAAATGTTTCGATTGGTGCCAGTACT GTCACAATATTTCTGAAAGCAATAAGTGAATACTGTGAACTTGTCGTCAAAGTGTACGGTAACAGCACAACCCACGAAGGCAGAAATTTGTATGAG GTAGTAATAAACAGTACACTGCCTTCGGGTGCAGATGATCGTAATGAGAAGAGACCCGTCATTCTTTTGGAAGCTGGTCAGGATGGTGGCACAGAGTCGGTAGAGTTGGCGCTGTTTGTGATAGAACAGCTGGTGGCTTGCGGCGAGAACAAGGATATGATCCAGAAAGTTCAATGGGTTATCCTACCTTCAACTAATCCGGACGGCCAGGAATATGCTAGGGCT AGACGCGAACCATGGAAGAAGAACTACAGTCCTAACGGCAAAGATGTTTTATCTTTTGGAGTAGACATAACTAGAAACTTTGATGACTCGTGGGGAAATTGTGCCGCTGTCAAAAATGCATTTTCGCAAGATTATCCTGGTCTAAAACCAAACTCAGAAATAGAAACCGCTTTTATAAATGACGTTTTTACCAGATACAAATCCAGGATAAGCACGTATATTTCGCTTAGACGTGACGGTCATGCTATATTGTACCCGTTCGCCAGCCGAAATAACACAATCACTACAATAGATAAAGTGAGAAAAAGAGCTGGAGATATAGCTGCGAAGGTCAATCAAAGAGCTGGGGGCATTCAGTGGTTTGTTAATCAAAGTATCTTCTCTATGAATGGGAAAGAACATTGCGGCCATAGCGTTGACTTAGCGTATAACAAGTATGACATCAAATACGCCTTTGAAATGCGTGTGTTTCCCGAAACAGACAATCGTATAATGTCAAAGTTCCAAAGTCTACCGAAGGGACACGAAGTCTCTCTCAGAACAGGATACTTTAGTGGTATCAGAGAAGTCTACAATTTGTTAGTTAATGATATGAGTACAAAACAGAAGGGCTAA